A region from the Rhodamnia argentea isolate NSW1041297 chromosome 7, ASM2092103v1, whole genome shotgun sequence genome encodes:
- the LOC115734660 gene encoding uncharacterized protein LOC115734660: MEEERVDYVLVPLGLLIVGAYHAWLLVTIVRNPRRTVVGLNAESRHQWVHSLMTDPLKNGVLAVQTIRNNIMASTLLATTAITLSSLISVFVSSSTSSTAASQLVYGNQTAIITSIKYFAILVCFLVAFLCNVQSIRYYAHVSFLATLPTSKGKKDSIEYAARNLNRGSFFWSLGLRAFYVSFPLFLWIFGPIPMFVCCVMMSCVLYFLDTTTSFTREMHCHSLKEEIKPDDLESSVS, encoded by the exons atggaggaagagagagtgGACTACGTGCTGGTGCCGCTCGGGCTGCTGATAGTGGGGGCGTACCACGCGTGGCTACTGGTCACCATCGTTCGGAACCCTAGGCGCACCGTCGTTGGCCTCAACGCCGAGTCTCGCCACCAGTGGGTTCACTCTCTCATGACc GATCCCCTGAAGAATGGTGTTTTGGCAGTCCAGACAATACGCAACAATATTATGGCATCAACGCTCTTGGCAACGACGGCAATCACACTCAGTTCGCTGATCAGTGTTTTCGTAAGCAGCTCAACCAGCTCTACTGCTGCTTCGCAACTGGTTTATGGCAACCAGACCGCTATAATCACTTCTATAAAGTACTTTGCTATACTCGTATGCTTCCTTGTGGCTTTCCTCTGCAATGTGCAGTCCATCAGATACTACGCTCATGTCAGTTTCTTGGCCACCTTGCCCACATCCAAAGGCAAAAAGGATTCCATTGAATACGCCGCCCGGAACTTGAACCGGGGAAGCTTCTTTTGGTCCTTGGGATTACGGGCATTCTATGTGTCGTTTCCTCTCTTCCTCTGGATCTTCGGGCCGATACCGATGTTTGTCTGCTGCGTCATGATGTCATGTGTTCTTTATTTCTTGGACACAACCACCAGTTTTACACGGGAAATGCACTGTCACTCGCTGAAAGAGGAGATAAAGCCTGATGATCTGGAGTCATCTGTTTCATAA